From a region of the Streptomyces caniferus genome:
- a CDS encoding glycoside hydrolase family 13 protein has translation MTQELTSPSPAPQAPGSGRGPGWWRDAVIYQVYVRSFADSDGDGIGDLRGARERLPYLKDLGVDAVWLTPFYASPQADGGYDVADYRAVDPLFGTLQDADGLIRAAHDLGLRVIVDIVPNHTSDRHPWFTDPELARQRYLFRPGKGEGGELPPNDWESVFGGPAWTRTDRGDWYLHLFAPEQPDLNWDNPEVHAEFEAIMRFWLDLGVDGFRVDVAHGMIKAPGLPDIGHGAQAQLIGSQVLPFFDQDGVHAIHRAWRRLLDGYGDARDKQVIGVAEAWAPTAERLALYVRPDELHQAFNFQFLNAPWQTDALRSVIDASLAATASVGAPTTWVLSNHDVVRHTTRLGGSLARARAATLLMLALPGSAYLYQGEELGLPEVTDLPDEVRQDPAFFRGGRATGAAGPGTDTESAPDGVAATSGQDGFRDGCRVPLPWSGESPPYGFGPGGSWLPQPADWGALTVAAQTGDPASTLELYRAALDLRRRLPGLGDGAMSWAPAPEGVLAFTRPGVLCTVNTLGHDVELPAPGTPLLSSAPVTVQDAAARLPGDSCTWWAI, from the coding sequence ATGACCCAGGAGCTCACTTCCCCCAGCCCCGCCCCCCAGGCCCCCGGATCGGGCCGAGGTCCGGGATGGTGGCGCGACGCCGTCATCTACCAGGTGTACGTCCGCTCCTTCGCGGACAGCGACGGCGACGGCATCGGCGATCTGCGCGGGGCCCGCGAGCGGCTGCCGTACCTCAAGGACCTGGGGGTGGACGCCGTCTGGCTCACCCCGTTCTACGCCTCGCCCCAGGCCGACGGCGGCTACGACGTCGCCGACTACCGCGCCGTCGACCCCCTCTTCGGCACCCTCCAGGACGCCGACGGCCTGATCCGCGCCGCCCACGACCTGGGCCTGCGGGTGATCGTCGACATCGTCCCCAACCACACCTCCGACCGGCACCCGTGGTTCACGGACCCGGAGCTCGCCCGGCAGCGCTACCTCTTCCGCCCCGGCAAGGGCGAGGGCGGCGAACTCCCGCCGAACGACTGGGAGTCGGTCTTCGGCGGCCCGGCGTGGACCCGCACCGACCGGGGCGACTGGTACCTGCACCTCTTCGCGCCCGAGCAGCCCGACCTGAACTGGGACAACCCGGAGGTGCACGCCGAATTCGAGGCCATCATGCGCTTCTGGCTCGACCTCGGCGTGGACGGCTTCCGGGTCGATGTCGCCCACGGCATGATCAAGGCGCCCGGCCTGCCGGACATCGGCCACGGCGCCCAGGCCCAGCTGATCGGCAGCCAGGTGCTGCCGTTCTTCGACCAGGACGGTGTGCACGCCATCCACCGCGCCTGGCGCCGGCTGCTGGACGGCTACGGCGACGCCCGCGACAAGCAGGTGATCGGCGTCGCCGAGGCCTGGGCCCCCACCGCGGAGCGCCTCGCCCTCTACGTCCGCCCCGACGAACTCCACCAGGCCTTCAACTTCCAGTTCCTGAACGCCCCTTGGCAGACCGACGCGCTGCGCTCGGTGATCGACGCCTCGCTCGCCGCCACCGCCTCGGTCGGCGCCCCCACCACCTGGGTGCTGTCCAACCACGACGTCGTCCGCCACACCACCCGCCTCGGCGGCAGCCTCGCCCGCGCCCGCGCCGCCACCCTCCTGATGCTGGCGCTGCCCGGCTCCGCCTACCTCTACCAGGGCGAGGAACTGGGCCTGCCCGAGGTCACCGACCTGCCCGACGAGGTCCGCCAGGACCCGGCGTTCTTCCGCGGCGGCCGGGCGACCGGCGCGGCGGGCCCCGGCACCGACACCGAGTCCGCCCCCGACGGCGTCGCCGCCACCAGCGGGCAGGACGGCTTCCGCGACGGCTGCCGGGTGCCGCTGCCCTGGTCCGGCGAGTCGCCGCCGTACGGCTTCGGGCCCGGCGGCAGCTGGCTGCCGCAGCCCGCCGACTGGGGTGCCCTCACCGTCGCGGCCCAGACCGGCGACCCCGCCTCCACCCTGGAGCTCTACCGCGCCGCCCTCGACCTGCGGCGCCGGCTGCCGGGACTGGGCGACGGCGCCATGAGCTGGGCTCCCGCACCCGAGGGGGTGCTCGCCTTCACCCGCCCCGGCGTGCTGTGCACCGTCAACACCCTGGGGCACGACGTCGAACTGCCCGCGCCCGGAACGCCGCTGTTGTCCAGTGCCCCGGTGACCGTCCAGGACGCCGCCGCCCGGCTCCCCGGTGACAGCTGCACCTGGTGGGCAATCTGA